Part of the Orcinus orca chromosome 5, mOrcOrc1.1, whole genome shotgun sequence genome, ATACACATAGATTAAGAGAATTGTAATAACTGTTAGAAATATGCCATATGTATGCAAAACATTTATATGTCATAATAATACGTAGTATTCGTGTCGTAATAGCTGTTAAAAACGGTATTACTCTAAAATATTCGTATTTGTGCCATTCTTTTGTCAGACTGTGCTCCTAGAAGCAGGAGTGTTTCGAGGACTTGCTTCTACAGTTTCTCTCTCTGCAGAAtcaggaaagaatgaaaagggaTTGCCACCGAATCCCAAGAAGCAAAGTCCACCAAAAAGTAAGATTTTAGTGGTCGTTTTAAGGGAGACAGAATACAGAGTAAATCAGTCAGCTTCCCAAGCAGGAAAAGGAGTTTACTAGCTACATAATTGGACTCTTTGTTTCTAGCAGTGTCCAGGTTATAATCAGACATAGGATCTGTAACAGGCTTTAGACCAAACACATCAGTAACATAACAGTTAACTCTGTTAAGGCTGAACTCAACGATTAGCCCTGAACTGTtctctctgtattttctaattgCCGTACTCCACGGATAGCAATGGGCTGCAGAGTATGCAGGCTCTGTGGCATTTAGGTGGCCCTAATACCGATCCCATACTCCCGTGAAGTAGCTGTGaacccctccttttttttcttccctgattgtgACTTTTCAGTGTCTCTGGGACTTATCCGTAGTCTCCCAGGCTTTGCTTGGTCATAGCCCAGGATTGCAGGCATCCTTTTACGACTGTGGAGAGAGAGTTAGGAGTAGGTACCGTCTTCCATTATGACTCTGGTGAAGCATGATTCTAATCTGCTTCCAGCTCTGTCCACAGTCATTTTGACTTTTATCACCAGTTTTGACTTTTTCCCCTGAACCCAATGTCGTATATCCTCATAGGAGGAGAGCAGGAAATGCAGCAGTGTAAACCTGATTATAATCCAGGTCCACCACGTTTAGTCTTAACTGATGAAACCCTAGTTAACTCTTAATGCATGCATATGATATATACAGTCTCTTTATAAAGCTTTGACTGTGTGGGGTTTAGAAGGATAATTGGAGTTTGTCTTGTTTTCATCAGAATATCATTTACTCAGTTTGAATGCTTGAAAAGAGTGTAGACACTTTTGTCCCCCTTCATCTGCCCACGGAGACATGGGCAGCCTATAAAACGTCTGCGCGCTGTTGAGAGAGCCAGCCACCCACTGCCTTTCACACGCCATCCATCCACGCTGAGCAGGTGTACCCTCCCTGTGGTGTCTACGCGCTCCCGTCCGAATTCAGCAGGAGCGTTGTTTTCTGTCCTGTACCTGCTGTGTTTTTAAAGCCagaattccattttcattttcatctgtacGTTTCTAAACAGGTATCTTAAACATAAGGACTCTTCTTTTTTCCAAAGATCCCCCTTTTTACAAACATGCTTCTGCCTATGAGTAGAAATGGAATACTTCATCCTGTGGCGGTTTGGGGTACAGTTACGAGAAGGGAACACGGAGCTGGGAGTTGGCCTCGGGCTCATGTAGCTTCTGCCTCTGGGCGTGGCGGGCCCTGCCGCCCTCGGAGTTCCTCCGTGCTCAGCGGGATCAGCATGCCAGTCTGGGCCTGGTCGATGTGAGACTGATGACCGGCGTGTCATGTGTATGTGCTGTCAGGTGGGAGGACAGTTTTTAGAGCTACACCGTCTTTAATGCACATTATGTTTGTatctcagaatttaaaaaataattacagtccctccatgaagaaaaagaaatgatgcttCTAAGTCAACATGTGCAGGCCTCAGTATTTCTCCCGAAGTGTCAGTGATTGGTGAGTGTAAGATACAGAAATGCTTTGGCCCGTCAGTGGCACATTGCCACTGTGGGTGGTTTTGGAAGCTCGAGGGAAAGTTCCCTGCGTGCAGACCGGGCCCTGAGCGCTCACCCTTGGGTTCACATCTAGTCCGGGGATCTGCATCTGGGGTGAACACGCTCTCCATTGTTCCACCTGGGGCGCAGCTCATCGTAGCCAACGATTCCTTCCTGAGGGGAGCTGCCAGCATGGCGAGCACAGACATCAGAATCCGGGTCTCCAAGTGGGTGCCTCCCCTGCACAGCTGCCTGGCTTGCCAGCTTTGATGTTCTGGTGAATTCCATCACTAGGCTGAATTTTGCAATAATCAGTAATAAACCATTGACAGGATAACTCCTATGTGGCTTTCTAAAGACTCTGTCAGGAAGCCAAAGTTCATTATCTGCTTCAAGCCCCTGTTCCAGTTTGAGAAATGAGGAATCTCCGGAAATAGGGATTTGATGTATTTAATTCTAACCAGTGTtgctaggcactgttttaagcactCCGTATCTCCCCTCCACACCCTGTGAGAAGGTACCATTAGTATCCCTGGGTTATAGATGAGAAAGTGGGCGGGGGACTCCtgagctgcccaaggtcacacagatgtcGGTAGTAGAGCCCAGTCTGAGCCCAGGCAGGAAGCCCCACAGCCCATATTTATAAGCAATGTGCTGTCTTGCCTCTGAAAAAGGTCTCGGTTCTCGCATGTTCATTaaagccaaaaccaaaaaaaacaaaacaaaactttttttaatagtaaaaaacatgtaaaaagaGGTTTTAGTTACCATACAGAATTTGAATAACTATTCTTTCACATCTTGTTGAAATGCACCTTTGTTTCTGAATGTGCTTTGTTTCTGAAATTAGTTTTGTGACCCACTGACAAGATGTGGCGGTATTGTAAGGCTGCTGACCTGTTTCAAAcaccaaaggcatttttcctttcagtaggGGACTACTAAAACGTTGAAGGTCATGCCCTCCCTTGCTTTTCAATGAGCAGGAAAGAAATTCAGTAAATTCAAATTGAGAGGAGATAGAGAAGCAATAAGAGAACTCCTGTCTCTGCGCTGTCACTAGTGTTCGTAGACCTTTATTTACGTGGGTTGTGATGGTCTCTGAGGGTTCGAAACCGTCCCTGAAAGCCCCCCTCTTGTGCTGGGAGGGGTGTCTCCATGGCTAGTCTTATTTAAGTAGCTTTGTGTTTTCGTATATTTATCTTTCAAGGAAAGTCACACTGAAACTAAAACGTTTTCAGAGTATGCAGGCATCCCGCCTCTAGACACGCAAGAGGTTTCATGAAAACAAACAGGTAAAGTCATACTTATATTCAAAGTGAGAGCCATTGTTCCTGTACCCAATGGTTGTGTCTCCAGGTGACATCCTGCACTGTGAATGCAGGTGTGGTGTCCACACTGGCACTTTGGCACAGGGGTCACTGGTGGCAGCTACAGATCGTTGTGGCAGGCTTCCTGCTGAGTCACAGAGGACGCTGGGCCTGTGCTGCAGCAGGTCAGAGGTTGGCTcttaataaaaagcaaatatgCTACTGAGGCTTATTCTATTAGCCTTTCCATGGAATTGTCCCAATAACTAAGCCtgaataaaagatattttaaaacattaatattcTTATTAACATTATCTGTTAATGTTAATAAGAGCATTAATGTTCTTATAACATTAAATAAGACAGAAGTTTcctttttcaaacaaaataaactatatcatttgaagttttcttcctgttttcaatAGGTGATTAACGttttaataacttatttacatttttaaaaatctccacaaTAAATTTTAGAAGATTGAGGCATAATAATTAGATAGCAGCCTATCTAAAATAAGctttattttaagttaatttttcacACTGGAAAATTCATGCTCAGCGTAAAAGTGTATTAATGATACAGGTGAGCAGGCTAGCAGGGTTTGTAGACCAGCCTGTGTTACCCATTGCTTATAGGAATTTCTGGGCTATATCAGGTATGGtttagaaagacagagagagagttcAAGTGCATGTGCATGCCTTTGCCATGGTTTTATGTTTAACACGATCCTGGAGCTCTGTTCTGCTCCTGTAGTCAGAATGCAGATTCTGGGGTGGCGCACGGCCACAGAATCAGACAGGGCATGGCagagggggtggtgggggtggaggtgacaCGGTGATGGTTTTTTAAGCAGTGACCCACTGCTCCAGCTGTTCAGTCATATCCTCTTACACTGCCCATTAACCTCTCTCTGACCCATTTCTCATTATTTCTGGTTATTCCTCAGTTTTCTTTGACCATTTTCTATCATTCTGttttagagagagagagttcCTGAGCTCAGAAAACAATTAGAAACTTTTTTGGATACCAGTAAGATGGTAAagttagaaatacatttttttccactttaaagaAGTAGTATACTCTTTAGTATAAAGTAGACTCCTAGACTTGAAAGTAAGGAATGCATTTAGAGTTTGCTCATCTGAAATATACTTTATAAAGTTTTGCTTTAgatttgaaaagtaattttaatttataaacacTTGTCCTGTATTTTTCTTCTAATCTGTATGGTTAAAAGAGATTTAGCACCTGAGAAAACTGAATGAAATGAGCTCTCATGAATGTACTGTGGCGGGCTTTCGTTTTCTTTTGTAACTGACTCTACAAAGTCTAAGACGTTTATATCAGCATCTTTTTGTAACAGCTTAAAACTCATTGTTTCCAATGATATATATGATACTAAATTATTTTAGACTTTTCTGGTCTTGTAATACTTTTCCTTGGCAGAGGAAATCCCCAAATGATAGGATTTTGCAGGACTTCCCATCGTCTCCAGCATCTTCACTTGAATCACATTACGCCCTCCATCTGATCTCCCACTCTTAGACTCATGCATATGCTCACCCCAGGCCactgtctctacttctgctttgctGTTTTGTTCAGAAAGTTCAAGTTCATACAATAcgggtaattttttaaaatatttgaggtgCACCAATTTTTTTAGGGATTTAAGAAATGATACATTTCTAAAACTTcattatctgaaaatatctttatattataGTTTATCTTAAATTTAGATGAAAATAGTAGCTTAAAAAATTACCATCCAGAAGCTCTCCCTGCAAAAAATGGAGACAAGATTGTTACTTCTATTGGTAAAAATCCCATCTTAAAAAGTTTCAGCTACCAAGAAAAACATCTACGTTTTTTACTGTTCTCTGTCTTGTGTGGCTTGCCTTTCACTTAAGAATGGGTTTCGATGGAACAGTTCCTAAGATGATTATGTTGAAGATATTATCAATAACAAGGTGATATGTAATGAAATGTCTGTGGCCTTGGTGAATTTTCACTGttttactaaatattaaaaataatcttcctCTTTATGCCATTTCCTAGATGTAGTGGAGCCAAAGGAGAGGGGCCAGCAGCTAGCCACCCCAACAGCAGATGAATTGTCTAAAAACGTACCTTCACCCACTTCTTCCCCACCAGTTGTGAAGCAAGGCAGGGTGCTAGCTGGCCCTAACCCCGATGCCAGCATGCCGCTTACAGACCAAGGGGTTCTGAAGTTTTTGCCAAGAAAGACTTTGGTAGAGTTTCCTCAGAAAGTTGCACCTCCATTCAGAAAACAGGGTTCTGATTCAGAAGGAACCCAGCAGGGCAGGAAAGGGACAGATGATTCATCTTCGTCTTCATCTTCGTCCAGCTCCTCTGATTCCGAGTCAGATGAGGAGGGTGACAGCTCAGAAGCGGGTCCTCAGGCAAAGAGCAAGCTCAGAGGAGGGTTTCCCGTAGCACAGGCCTCCCATTCCTCTGCAGGTGGGGCCCCCCAAATTGAAATATCTGCACAAGAGAAGAGTGTATCACAGCAGCCGCATCCGGACCTCGTCTCTGCACAGAGGACCCCCggggcaaagaagaaaggggccTCCCGTCAACCATCAGaggacagaaaagaccccaaaccAAAAACCACAGCACCCAAGTCACACGCAGGTGGAAAGTTTATGGAGCAAGATGTAAAGGAAAAACAGTGGCAGGAAGTATCTACGTCCAATGAAATAGATAAGGAAAGCCAGAAGCCACTGGAAGTTAAAACCTTATCTGACCGTGCGAAATCAGGGTTATCCACGCGACCGCATGGCAGCCCAGCGCCCACTCAGTCTGCGGAAACCAGAGCAGGAAGACGGCTGCCAGCGACTCCTGAGACCACAGAAAGGCTTTTGGAAAAACAAGTACCAGAGCCTGATGGGGAGGTGGCTCTTTCCCTGTTCCAAAAGGAAAATCTAGAAAAGCAAGTAGCAGAAGGAATCTTGAAGGCTAAGGAAGAGATTTTGGAAGATCAGTTACCAGTGAAAAATTTGAAGCCAGTCCCTGTTCACAATAAAGACGTTTTTGATGAAAAGACAGCGGTACTAAAGCTTGAGGAAAAGGGCGGAATCATCGAAGACTCAGCAACTCAGATGGAAGGCCAGGACGGCACACAGGGTATACCTTGACTTGGGGCTGAGAGCTCTTGTCCTGTGGTGGTGGGTGAGACTGAAGAGCTGTGTGATCTGAAGAAGCCTTACGCTTGATCAGATTCTGCAATAGGAATATGGCCTATAGCACTGTCTCAGATAGGCTGAGGGATATATGTTAGTTATGGATAAAAATTCCTGAAACATTTGAAATTTATATCACAGTGGAAGAGTATGCCCTTGGCACTCTTGGACTGTCCCTTAACCAGTGTAACTTGTGAAAATAGGCAATTTAACGTCGTCACCCTTAACTTTTGAGGGTGTTTAAGTGTTCATTTCCTGAACCTGCAGAGCATGTCACTGAGTGGAGGGGGCGGCTGTCCTATTAAACTCCCACAGGTGAGGAGCGATAGTTCCAGCTGTACTGATGGTCTTCAGGTGAGCCAGACAGGCTGTGGCTTTCAGCATCTTTATGCCTAAGGGAAAATCGCATTTTAGGGAGTAAAGCCGTGACATGAAGGCAGCCATGAAATGCACGAGTCTAATTTACACTAGACAGTTCCTGCTCCTAAAAAGCGCAACGGGCTGCTTTTTCCATATTGAATTTTTATGAAGGGCTTTTTTGCtaccctaaatttttttttttttttttttttttttgcggtacgcgggcctctcactgctgtggcctctcccgttgcggagcacaggccccagacgcgcaggctcagcggccacggctcatgggcccagccgctccgcggcatgtgggatcttcccagaccggggcacgaacccgtgtcccctgcatcggcaggcggactctcaaccactgcgccaccagggaagccctgctaccctaaatttttaaagggaaactttattcctattattttaccattttcttgCGCTTTGAACCTCATAAAATGCAGTGTGCTCTAGGTGGATCGTGGCGAAACTGTAGAGCAGGTCTCCTGTCTTAGGATCTGTGGCTCTTGAAAACGCATCACTGACAAACCCCGCTCCTTCctgtttgctctcttctttttaaagcCCCCCCCCCTTGCCTAATTTACATTACCTGTAATTATACTTACGGGTTGCACTATGTTGACAGGATTGAtgttttcttccctctccatCTTCTCTTTCATAAATGTGCGAAGTACCAGCCCCTGCCAGACTTCTCCAGACGTCAAGAACCACTTTCGTGATGCTGCTGTTAGTCATTCTGCTGTAAATTTGTAAAACCTTCAGGATGATAACAGAGAGTTGGGGGTTTTCAGACTGCAATCTTTTTGAAAACAATTTGCCCCTACTTTTTCATGGTTGTGTTATTTTTCCAGTATTGTCTTTGCCCTTCAGAGGCTAAAGACACTGCCCAGGAGTGCAGCTCACTTGCAGGGGCAGCGTCTACAGGGGGGCCGACTTCGTAGCTCTCCCAGCCCAGCTGCCTGGCTCCTGGCCCTCCGGCGGGATTGGTGTTGGACAAGCGTTCCCCAGACCCTCGTTCCCTCCAGTCAGCACCTTCCCCACCTGGGCTGTAAGAGTGCATCTGCTTGGGATGTCC contains:
- the NDUFV3 gene encoding NADH dehydrogenase [ubiquinone] flavoprotein 3, mitochondrial isoform X1, with the protein product MAMAASFLLRQGLAGGLKTVLLEAGVFRGLASTVSLSAESGKNEKGLPPNPKKQSPPKNVVEPKERGQQLATPTADELSKNVPSPTSSPPVVKQGRVLAGPNPDASMPLTDQGVLKFLPRKTLVEFPQKVAPPFRKQGSDSEGTQQGRKGTDDSSSSSSSSSSSDSESDEEGDSSEAGPQAKSKLRGGFPVAQASHSSAGGAPQIEISAQEKSVSQQPHPDLVSAQRTPGAKKKGASRQPSEDRKDPKPKTTAPKSHAGGKFMEQDVKEKQWQEVSTSNEIDKESQKPLEVKTLSDRAKSGLSTRPHGSPAPTQSAETRAGRRLPATPETTERLLEKQVPEPDGEVALSLFQKENLEKQVAEGILKAKEEILEDQLPVKNLKPVPVHNKDVFDEKTAVLKLEEKGGIIEDSATQMEGQDGTQESPLAATPAEPFDNTTYKNLQHHDYSTYTFLDLNLELLKFRMPQPSSGRESPRH
- the NDUFV3 gene encoding NADH dehydrogenase [ubiquinone] flavoprotein 3, mitochondrial isoform X2; this translates as MPLTDQGVLKFLPRKTLVEFPQKVAPPFRKQGSDSEGTQQGRKGTDDSSSSSSSSSSSDSESDEEGDSSEAGPQAKSKLRGGFPVAQASHSSAGGAPQIEISAQEKSVSQQPHPDLVSAQRTPGAKKKGASRQPSEDRKDPKPKTTAPKSHAGGKFMEQDVKEKQWQEVSTSNEIDKESQKPLEVKTLSDRAKSGLSTRPHGSPAPTQSAETRAGRRLPATPETTERLLEKQVPEPDGEVALSLFQKENLEKQVAEGILKAKEEILEDQLPVKNLKPVPVHNKDVFDEKTAVLKLEEKGGIIEDSATQMEGQDGTQESPLAATPAEPFDNTTYKNLQHHDYSTYTFLDLNLELLKFRMPQPSSGRESPRH